A single region of the Caballeronia insecticola genome encodes:
- a CDS encoding MFS transporter, whose translation MDTNSLAPAKDGSHAEHRKQTKKATASGWIGSALEYYDFFIYAQAASLIFPQIFFPSGNPKVAIVASLATYGVGYVARPIGAFVLGHWGDTHGRKTVLVLCMFLMGFSTMAVGLLPTYQSVGMLAPALLVILRLVQGFAVAGEISGASSMILEHAPFGRRGYFASFTLQGVQAGQILAAAIFLPLAYYMPEDAFNSWGWRIPFLLSAVVLIAGYIIRREVHETPAFEKEGEKGAVPHSPIVEAFRYNLADMIRVVCMALMNVIPVVATIFGAAYAVQAAYGVGFHKSVYLWIPVAGNIIAVLVIPLVGNLSDKIGRKPPIIFGAIASGLLSYLYLYAISIHSVGLAIVASLLMWGIVYQGYNAIFPSFFPELFPTRTRVSAMAIAQNIGTTITALLPALFATVAPPGSTNIPVMIGSITLAVTIIAAIAAWSARETYRIPLSQLGEPDARPVEKSEYDHLRAESVANAREA comes from the coding sequence ATGGATACGAATTCCCTCGCACCCGCGAAAGACGGGTCGCACGCCGAGCACCGCAAGCAGACGAAGAAAGCGACGGCGAGCGGCTGGATAGGCTCCGCGCTCGAGTACTACGACTTCTTCATCTATGCGCAGGCGGCGTCGCTCATTTTTCCGCAGATCTTCTTTCCCTCGGGCAACCCGAAAGTGGCGATCGTCGCGTCGCTCGCGACCTACGGCGTCGGCTACGTCGCGCGGCCGATCGGCGCGTTCGTGCTCGGTCACTGGGGCGACACGCACGGCCGCAAAACCGTGCTCGTGCTGTGCATGTTCCTGATGGGCTTCTCGACGATGGCCGTCGGCCTCTTGCCGACGTATCAGAGCGTCGGCATGCTCGCGCCCGCGCTGCTCGTGATCCTGCGGCTGGTTCAGGGCTTCGCGGTGGCGGGCGAAATCTCCGGCGCAAGCTCGATGATCCTCGAACACGCGCCATTCGGACGACGCGGCTATTTCGCGAGTTTCACGCTGCAAGGCGTGCAGGCCGGGCAGATTCTCGCCGCCGCGATCTTCCTGCCGCTCGCGTATTACATGCCCGAGGACGCGTTCAATTCGTGGGGCTGGCGCATTCCGTTCCTGCTTTCGGCGGTCGTGCTGATCGCGGGTTACATCATTCGTCGCGAAGTGCACGAAACGCCCGCGTTCGAGAAGGAAGGCGAGAAGGGCGCGGTGCCGCACTCGCCGATCGTCGAGGCTTTCAGATACAACCTCGCCGACATGATCCGCGTCGTCTGCATGGCGCTGATGAACGTGATTCCCGTCGTCGCGACCATTTTCGGCGCGGCCTACGCGGTGCAGGCGGCGTATGGCGTCGGCTTCCACAAGAGCGTGTATCTGTGGATTCCGGTCGCGGGCAATATCATCGCCGTGCTGGTGATTCCGCTGGTCGGCAATCTCTCCGACAAAATCGGGCGCAAGCCGCCGATCATTTTCGGCGCGATTGCCTCGGGGCTGCTGTCGTATCTGTATCTCTACGCGATCAGCATTCACAGTGTCGGCCTGGCGATCGTCGCGTCGCTGCTGATGTGGGGCATCGTCTATCAGGGCTATAACGCGATCTTCCCGAGCTTCTTCCCCGAGCTCTTTCCGACGCGCACGCGCGTCTCCGCGATGGCCATTGCGCAGAACATCGGCACGACCATCACCGCGCTTCTGCCCGCACTCTTCGCGACGGTCGCGCCGCCCGGATCGACGAACATTCCGGTCATGATCGGCTCGATCACGCTTGCCGTGACGATCATCGCGGCCATCGCCGCATGGAGCGCGCGCGAGACGTATCGCATTCCGCTCAGCCAGCTCGGCGAGCCGGACGCGCGGCCGGTCGAGAAGTCCGAGTACGACCACCTGCGTGCGGAGTCGGTGGCGAACGCGCGCGAAGCCTGA
- a CDS encoding Gfo/Idh/MocA family protein, producing the protein MNTGKTRIAVAGAGYIGQAHMGVAQNSVTCTLCAIVDPAPAAVDIAARAGVPLYRTLDELLAKDRPDGIVLATPNQLHVEHARICLAAGVPTLLEKPIAPTVAEAQMLVDETERSGVKLLIGHHRAHSPIMARAKQVIDEGRLGKLVAVMGSAVFFKPDEYYAGAAWRREPGGGPILLNMIHEVHNLRMLCGDIVAVQAFASHATRGFPVEDTVAINLRFASGALGTFMLSDTAASPRSWEQTSQENKAYSTYPDEDCYVIAGTFGSLSVPTMRLKSYTRAEDRSWWKPFEESVVPMQRDDPLARQMEHFGRVARGEAEPIVSARDGLQNLRITEAIGEAASSGKIVETV; encoded by the coding sequence ATGAACACAGGCAAGACGCGCATCGCAGTGGCTGGCGCGGGTTATATCGGACAGGCGCACATGGGCGTCGCGCAGAACAGCGTGACCTGCACCTTGTGCGCGATCGTCGATCCGGCGCCCGCAGCCGTCGATATCGCGGCGCGCGCGGGCGTGCCGCTCTACAGAACGCTCGATGAGCTGCTCGCGAAGGATCGCCCCGACGGCATCGTGCTCGCCACGCCGAATCAGTTGCATGTCGAGCACGCGCGCATCTGCCTCGCGGCCGGCGTGCCGACGCTGCTCGAAAAGCCGATCGCGCCGACGGTCGCCGAGGCGCAGATGCTCGTCGATGAAACGGAGCGTTCGGGCGTCAAGCTGCTGATCGGGCATCATCGCGCGCACAGTCCGATCATGGCGCGCGCGAAACAGGTGATCGACGAAGGGCGGCTCGGCAAGCTCGTCGCGGTGATGGGCAGCGCCGTGTTCTTCAAGCCCGACGAGTATTACGCGGGCGCGGCCTGGCGGCGCGAGCCGGGCGGCGGCCCGATCCTGCTCAACATGATTCACGAGGTGCACAACCTGCGCATGCTGTGCGGCGATATCGTCGCGGTTCAGGCGTTCGCCTCGCACGCGACGCGCGGCTTTCCCGTCGAGGATACAGTCGCGATCAATCTGCGCTTCGCGAGCGGCGCGCTCGGCACCTTCATGCTGTCGGACACGGCGGCGAGCCCGCGCAGCTGGGAACAGACTTCGCAGGAGAACAAGGCATATTCGACTTATCCCGACGAAGACTGCTACGTGATCGCGGGCACGTTCGGCTCGCTGTCCGTGCCGACGATGCGCCTCAAGTCCTACACGCGCGCCGAAGACCGCTCGTGGTGGAAGCCGTTCGAGGAGAGCGTCGTGCCGATGCAGCGCGACGATCCGCTCGCGCGGCAGATGGAACATTTCGGCCGCGTGGCGCGCGGCGAAGCGGAGCCTATTGTCAGCGCGCGCGACGGGCTGCAGAATCTGCGCATCACCGAGGCCATCGGCGAAGCTGCGAGCAGCGGCAAAATCGTCGAAACCGTCTGA
- the aroQ gene encoding type II 3-dehydroquinate dehydratase: MAKILTLHGVNLNMFGKRDPKTYGTATLAQIDSQLDALGKELGVEVECYQTNIEGEMCSRIHRAFEEKVDAIVINAGAWTHYSYAIRDALAILTAPIVEVHMSHVHAREEFRHKSVFAEIAKGQISGFGVESYLLGLRAAVAAIKAGK, translated from the coding sequence ATGGCAAAGATCCTGACGCTGCACGGCGTCAACCTCAACATGTTCGGCAAGCGCGACCCGAAGACGTACGGCACCGCGACGCTCGCGCAGATCGACTCGCAACTGGACGCGCTCGGCAAGGAGCTGGGCGTGGAGGTGGAGTGCTATCAGACGAACATCGAAGGCGAGATGTGCTCGCGCATTCACCGCGCGTTCGAGGAAAAGGTCGATGCAATCGTGATCAACGCGGGCGCGTGGACGCATTACAGCTACGCTATCCGCGATGCGCTCGCCATTCTGACGGCGCCGATCGTCGAAGTGCACATGTCGCACGTGCACGCGCGGGAGGAATTCCGCCACAAGTCGGTGTTCGCGGAGATCGCGAAGGGCCAGATTTCCGGCTTCGGCGTGGAGAGTTATTTGCTGGGTCTGCGGGCCGCGGTGGCCGCGATCAAGGCAGGCAAGTAA
- a CDS encoding amino acid permease: MVSGNTNEATQRVALRRGLKSRHIQLIALGGAIGTGLFLGVAQTIKLAGPSVLLGYAIAGLMAFFIMRQLGEMIVDEPVAGSFSHFADKYWGHAAGFVSGWNYWAIYILVSMAELSAIGIYMQYWWPGLPTWVSALVCFAIVNAINLTSVKSYGETEFWFAIVKVAAIVGMILFGGYLLASGHAGPDASVANLWRLGGFFPNGVSGLVMSMAVIMFSFGGLELVGITAAEAEDPSRSIPRATNQVIYRILIFYVGALAILLSLYPWDKVATGGSPFVLIFREMNSTLVANVLNVIVLTAALSVYNSGVYANSRMLFGLAQQGNAPRVLAHVSARGIPLPALAVSALVTAACVVINYAIPGRAFGLLMGLAVSALIINWAMISIIHLLFRREKRARHEASAFPSFAHPLTNYVVLAFLAGIVWVMYETPDLRLSVYLIPVWLAVLGIGYYLRKRGGDADRASRLPSR; this comes from the coding sequence ATGGTGTCAGGCAACACGAACGAAGCAACGCAGCGCGTCGCACTCAGGCGCGGCCTCAAAAGCCGCCACATTCAGCTGATCGCGCTCGGCGGGGCGATCGGCACGGGACTTTTTCTCGGCGTCGCGCAGACCATCAAGCTCGCCGGGCCATCGGTCCTGCTCGGCTACGCAATTGCCGGCCTGATGGCGTTTTTCATCATGCGGCAACTGGGCGAGATGATCGTCGACGAACCGGTCGCCGGTTCCTTCAGCCATTTCGCCGACAAATACTGGGGCCACGCCGCCGGTTTCGTGTCGGGCTGGAACTATTGGGCGATCTACATTCTCGTGAGCATGGCCGAGCTTTCGGCGATCGGCATCTACATGCAGTACTGGTGGCCGGGCCTGCCAACTTGGGTATCGGCGCTCGTGTGCTTCGCGATCGTCAACGCGATCAACCTGACGAGCGTCAAGTCCTACGGCGAGACCGAGTTCTGGTTCGCCATCGTCAAGGTGGCCGCGATCGTCGGCATGATTTTGTTCGGCGGCTATCTGCTGGCGTCGGGCCACGCGGGGCCGGACGCCAGCGTCGCGAACCTGTGGCGGCTCGGCGGCTTCTTTCCGAACGGCGTGAGCGGTCTCGTCATGTCGATGGCCGTGATCATGTTTTCGTTCGGCGGGCTGGAACTCGTGGGCATTACGGCGGCGGAGGCGGAAGACCCGTCGCGCAGCATTCCGCGCGCGACGAATCAGGTCATTTACCGCATCCTGATTTTCTATGTCGGCGCGCTCGCCATTCTGCTTTCGCTGTATCCGTGGGACAAGGTCGCGACCGGCGGCAGCCCGTTCGTGCTGATCTTCCGCGAAATGAACAGCACGCTGGTCGCGAACGTGCTCAACGTGATCGTGCTCACCGCCGCGCTGTCCGTGTACAACAGCGGCGTCTACGCGAACAGCCGCATGCTCTTCGGCCTGGCGCAACAGGGCAACGCGCCGCGCGTGCTGGCGCACGTGAGCGCGCGCGGCATTCCGCTGCCCGCGCTGGCGGTGTCGGCGCTCGTGACGGCGGCGTGCGTCGTGATCAACTATGCGATTCCGGGCCGCGCGTTCGGGCTGCTGATGGGGCTCGCGGTATCGGCGCTGATCATCAACTGGGCGATGATCAGCATCATCCATTTGCTGTTCCGGCGCGAGAAGCGCGCGCGCCATGAAGCCAGCGCGTTTCCGAGCTTTGCGCATCCGCTGACGAACTACGTGGTGCTGGCGTTTCTCGCGGGCATCGTGTGGGTGATGTACGAAACGCCGGACCTGCGCCTGTCCGTGTACCTGATCCCCGTTTGGCTGGCCGTTCTCGGAATCGGCTACTATCTCAGAAAAAGGGGCGGCGACGCGGATCGCGCCAGCCGTCTTCCCTCTCGCTGA
- a CDS encoding amino acid aminotransferase: MFEHIDAYPGDPILSLNENFQKDPRTNKVNLSIGIYFDDEGRLPVMQAVREAELSMLKNLGPKPYLPMAGFAHYRDAVQSLVFGHDIPARADGRIASVQTLGGSGALKVGADFIKRYFPQSKLWVSDPTWENHRFIFERAGFEVNTYPYYDEATGGLLFDAMLAAIDKLPAKSVVLLHACCHNPTGVDLDQTQWVQLIDVLQKRDLLPFVDMAYQGFGSGLDDDAFAVREIARRGLPAFIANSFSKNFSLYGERCGGLHVICDDAAEADRVLGQLTSAVRSNYSNPPTHGAKIVTHVLNTPELRQSWQEELASMCQRIARMRRAIHDGLKDHVRGEMLTRYIKQRGMFTYTGLVAEQADRLKEEFGVYILRSGRMCVAGLNDSNVQIVADAIGKVLATK; encoded by the coding sequence ATGTTCGAACATATCGATGCCTATCCCGGCGACCCGATTCTCTCGCTGAACGAAAACTTCCAGAAAGATCCGCGCACCAACAAGGTCAATCTGAGCATCGGCATCTACTTCGACGACGAAGGCCGCCTGCCCGTCATGCAGGCCGTGCGCGAAGCCGAATTGTCGATGCTGAAGAATCTCGGCCCGAAGCCCTATCTGCCGATGGCCGGTTTCGCGCATTATCGCGACGCGGTGCAGTCGCTCGTTTTCGGGCACGATATTCCGGCGCGCGCGGACGGCCGCATTGCGAGCGTGCAGACGCTCGGCGGCTCGGGCGCGCTGAAAGTGGGCGCCGATTTCATCAAGCGTTATTTCCCGCAATCGAAGCTGTGGGTAAGCGATCCGACGTGGGAAAACCATCGTTTCATTTTCGAGCGTGCGGGCTTCGAAGTGAACACGTATCCGTACTACGACGAAGCCACCGGCGGCCTCTTGTTCGATGCAATGCTCGCCGCTATCGACAAGCTGCCCGCGAAGAGCGTCGTGCTGCTGCACGCGTGCTGCCATAACCCGACGGGCGTCGATCTCGATCAGACGCAGTGGGTGCAACTCATCGACGTGTTGCAGAAGCGCGATCTGCTGCCGTTTGTCGACATGGCGTATCAGGGTTTCGGCTCGGGCCTCGACGACGACGCCTTCGCCGTGCGCGAGATCGCGCGGCGCGGCCTGCCGGCGTTCATCGCGAATTCGTTCTCGAAGAATTTCTCGCTGTACGGCGAGCGTTGCGGCGGCCTGCATGTCATCTGCGACGATGCCGCCGAAGCCGACCGCGTGCTCGGTCAGTTGACGAGCGCGGTGCGTTCGAACTACAGCAATCCGCCGACGCATGGCGCGAAGATCGTGACGCACGTGCTGAACACGCCGGAACTGCGGCAGTCGTGGCAGGAAGAACTCGCGTCGATGTGCCAGCGTATTGCACGCATGCGCCGCGCGATCCACGACGGCCTGAAGGACCACGTGCGCGGCGAAATGCTGACGCGCTACATCAAGCAGCGCGGCATGTTCACGTACACCGGGCTCGTTGCGGAACAGGCGGACCGGCTCAAAGAGGAGTTCGGCGTGTATATCCTGCGCTCGGGCCGCATGTGTGTCGCGGGCCTGAACGACAGCAACGTGCAGATCGTCGCGGACGCGATCGGCAAAGTGCTCGCAACGAAGTAA
- a CDS encoding cyclic nucleotide-binding domain-containing protein — protein sequence MSVIAPDERADFLAILSRHRLDEGDFFVQEGGACDVVDDVYPLQGLVTITRRSTLKERDYQTGHGTQWPVAFEKDLNKGMFG from the coding sequence ATGTCAGTGATTGCACCGGACGAAAGAGCGGATTTCCTCGCGATCCTTTCGCGCCATCGGCTCGATGAAGGCGATTTTTTCGTGCAGGAAGGCGGCGCATGCGATGTCGTCGACGACGTGTATCCGTTGCAGGGACTCGTCACCATCACGCGGCGCTCGACGTTGAAGGAACGCGATTATCAAACCGGACACGGCACGCAGTGGCCCGTCGCGTTTGAAAAAGATCTGAACAAGGGCATGTTCGGCTGA
- a CDS encoding glucose/quinate/shikimate family membrane-bound PQQ-dependent dehydrogenase, whose product MAGNGRLHPLTFFTAIAFIVIGALLAAGGAYLIALKGSWYYAITGAAIVLTGLLLLIRRRSALLLFALVLFGSTIWAVVEVRFDFWQLMPRLWIWVLLALWLLIPFVHRGAMHGPPANPRAARTPLAAAIVLALLLGVGTFFHDPHDRPGRIDVEAAADANQPDTNAGTGRAPGDWIDYGGSPLAQRYAPLAQITPQNASQLKVAWTYRTGDMPGPGDPTETTDENTPIKVGDTIFLCTPHSKVIALDATSGKEKWRFDPQIQSPIGFKHWEHMTCRGVAYYDPAMHAAAAVSAPAEASAQPASDTAVTADQASAASASVPAAPPAPVQTPAQTTALAECPRRLFLPTADARLIALDADTGKPCASFGKNGAIDLRANIGPFTPGGYYSTSPPAVFGKLVIVGGHVTDNESNNEPSGVIRAFDVNDGHLVWNWDSGNPDATAPIAPGGTYVRNSPNMWSMFSVDEKRGIIYLPMGNQTPDQWGGQRTQQAEKFAAGLVALDAATGKLRWNYQFTHHDLWDMDVGGQPTLVDLQTAQGTQPAVIASTKQGSIYVLNRETGQPIVPINEMPVPQGAAKGDRTSPTQAVSALNFNPPRVTEADMWGTTPFDQLWCRVKFRSLRYDGPFTPPSEQGTLVFPGNFGVFDWGGISVDPVRQILIANPDYMAFTSKLIPREKLQEGATSTSETSGIKQARGTPYAYEISAFLSPLGIPCQAPPWGYMAGVDLRTNKIAWMHKNGTIVDSAPLPIPMPLGVPSLGGTMVTAGGVAFLTGTLDQYVRAYDVHDGRKLWEARLPAGGQATPMSYADASGKQYLLVTAGGHGSLGTKAGDYVIAYTLQ is encoded by the coding sequence ATGGCTGGCAACGGAAGACTTCATCCGCTCACGTTCTTCACGGCCATTGCGTTCATCGTCATAGGCGCGCTGCTCGCGGCCGGCGGTGCGTATCTCATCGCGCTGAAAGGGTCGTGGTACTACGCGATCACGGGTGCGGCCATCGTTCTGACGGGGCTTCTGCTGCTGATCCGGCGCCGCTCCGCGCTGCTGCTCTTCGCGCTCGTGCTGTTCGGCTCGACAATCTGGGCCGTTGTCGAAGTTCGTTTCGATTTCTGGCAACTGATGCCGCGCCTGTGGATCTGGGTGCTGCTCGCGCTGTGGCTGCTGATTCCGTTCGTGCATCGTGGCGCGATGCACGGTCCGCCCGCCAATCCTCGCGCCGCGCGCACGCCGCTTGCCGCCGCGATCGTGCTGGCGCTTTTGCTCGGCGTCGGCACGTTTTTCCACGATCCGCACGATCGGCCAGGCCGCATCGACGTGGAGGCCGCCGCCGACGCCAATCAGCCCGATACCAACGCGGGCACTGGCCGCGCGCCCGGCGACTGGATCGACTACGGCGGTTCTCCGCTCGCACAGCGTTACGCGCCGCTCGCGCAGATCACGCCGCAAAACGCGTCGCAACTGAAAGTGGCGTGGACGTATCGCACCGGAGACATGCCCGGCCCCGGCGATCCCACCGAGACCACCGACGAAAACACGCCGATCAAGGTCGGCGACACGATCTTCCTGTGCACGCCGCACAGCAAGGTGATCGCGCTCGACGCCACGAGCGGCAAGGAAAAGTGGCGTTTCGATCCGCAGATCCAAAGCCCGATCGGTTTCAAGCACTGGGAGCACATGACTTGCCGGGGCGTCGCTTATTACGATCCGGCGATGCACGCGGCCGCCGCCGTGTCCGCGCCTGCCGAAGCGAGCGCGCAGCCCGCTTCCGACACTGCGGTGACGGCGGATCAGGCTTCGGCGGCATCAGCGTCGGTACCGGCAGCGCCGCCCGCGCCCGTGCAAACGCCCGCGCAAACCACGGCGCTGGCCGAATGCCCGCGCCGCCTGTTTCTCCCGACCGCCGACGCCCGCCTGATCGCGCTCGACGCCGACACCGGCAAGCCCTGCGCGAGCTTCGGCAAGAACGGCGCGATCGATCTGCGCGCGAACATCGGCCCGTTCACGCCGGGCGGCTATTACTCGACGTCGCCGCCGGCGGTGTTCGGCAAGCTCGTGATCGTCGGCGGCCACGTGACCGACAACGAGTCGAACAACGAGCCGTCGGGCGTGATCCGCGCGTTCGACGTCAACGACGGCCATCTCGTATGGAACTGGGATTCGGGCAATCCGGACGCCACCGCGCCGATCGCGCCGGGCGGTACCTACGTGCGCAATTCGCCGAACATGTGGTCGATGTTCAGCGTCGATGAGAAGCGCGGCATCATCTATCTGCCGATGGGCAATCAGACGCCCGATCAATGGGGCGGCCAGCGCACGCAGCAAGCGGAGAAGTTCGCGGCGGGTCTGGTCGCGCTCGATGCCGCGACCGGCAAGCTGCGCTGGAATTACCAGTTCACGCACCACGATCTGTGGGATATGGACGTTGGCGGCCAGCCGACGCTCGTCGATCTGCAGACGGCGCAGGGCACGCAGCCGGCGGTGATCGCATCGACTAAACAGGGCAGCATCTACGTGCTCAATCGCGAAACCGGCCAGCCGATCGTGCCGATTAACGAGATGCCGGTGCCGCAGGGCGCGGCGAAGGGCGATCGCACGTCGCCGACGCAGGCCGTCTCCGCGCTTAACTTCAACCCGCCGCGCGTAACGGAAGCCGACATGTGGGGCACGACGCCGTTCGATCAACTTTGGTGCCGCGTCAAGTTCCGAAGTCTGCGCTATGACGGGCCGTTCACGCCGCCGTCGGAGCAGGGCACGCTGGTGTTTCCCGGCAATTTCGGCGTGTTCGACTGGGGCGGCATTTCGGTCGATCCGGTGCGCCAGATTTTGATCGCGAATCCGGATTACATGGCGTTCACGTCGAAGCTGATTCCGCGCGAAAAGCTGCAGGAAGGCGCTACGAGCACTAGTGAGACGAGCGGCATCAAGCAGGCGCGCGGCACGCCGTATGCGTATGAAATCAGCGCGTTTCTCTCACCGCTCGGGATTCCGTGTCAGGCGCCGCCGTGGGGTTATATGGCGGGCGTCGATCTGCGCACGAACAAGATTGCGTGGATGCACAAGAACGGCACCATTGTCGATAGCGCGCCGCTGCCGATCCCGATGCCGCTCGGCGTGCCGAGTCTGGGCGGGACGATGGTGACGGCCGGCGGCGTCGCGTTCCTGACGGGCACGCTCGACCAGTACGTGCGCGCCTATGACGTGCACGACGGCAGAAAGCTGTGGGAAGCGCGCTTGCCGGCAGGCGGCCAGGCCACGCCGATGAGCTACGCGGATGCCAGCGGCAAGCAGTATTTGCTCGTGACCGCAGGCGGGCACGGCTCACTGGGCACGAAGGCGGGGGATTACGTCATCGCGTACACGTTGCAGTGA
- a CDS encoding outer membrane protein assembly factor BamB family protein has translation MDVATYHNDIGRTGQQLAETILTPANVNASTFGKLAVFSVDGAVDAEPLFLAGVSIAGGTHNVLYVATENASVYALDADSGAVLWKTTTLGSGETPSDDHGCPQITPTIGVTATPVIDRSRGPHGAMYVVGMSKDGAGRYHQRIHALDITTGAELFNGPTEITATYPGTGSGSQNGTLTFDPGQYAERASLLLLGGTVYTAWTSHCDILPYTGWVIGYNANTLQQASVLNVTPNGQMGAIWMSGAGLASDGASIYFLDANGTFDATLNAQDMPIHGNFGNGFLKLGTSPTLSVTDYFQPSNTVQESNADEDLGSGGALVLPDLADASGTVRHLALGAGKNSTIYIVNRDSMGKFDSNADHIYQELVGQIRGPMFAAPAYFNKTVYFGSIGDSIKAFTITNAALSATPTSQTANTFGSPGATPSISANGTANGVLWAAENGTIAGLRAYDATNLGRQLYNSGDTGGRDQFGQGNKFITPMIANGKVYVGTKNGVGVFGLLPK, from the coding sequence ATGGACGTCGCCACCTATCACAACGACATCGGCCGCACGGGCCAGCAACTCGCCGAAACCATCCTCACGCCCGCGAACGTGAATGCCAGCACCTTCGGCAAGCTCGCGGTCTTTTCCGTCGATGGCGCCGTTGACGCCGAGCCGCTCTTTCTCGCGGGCGTGTCGATCGCGGGCGGCACGCACAACGTGCTTTACGTCGCCACCGAAAACGCCAGCGTCTATGCCCTCGACGCCGACAGCGGCGCCGTGCTCTGGAAGACCACGACGCTCGGCAGCGGCGAAACACCCAGCGACGACCACGGCTGCCCGCAAATCACGCCGACCATCGGCGTCACGGCGACGCCGGTCATCGACCGTTCGCGCGGGCCGCATGGCGCGATGTACGTCGTCGGCATGTCGAAGGACGGCGCGGGCCGCTATCACCAGCGCATCCACGCGCTCGATATCACCACAGGCGCCGAGCTTTTCAACGGTCCCACGGAAATCACCGCGACATATCCCGGCACCGGCTCAGGCAGCCAGAACGGCACGCTCACGTTCGACCCCGGCCAGTACGCCGAGCGCGCGTCGCTTTTGCTGCTCGGCGGCACGGTCTATACCGCGTGGACGTCGCACTGCGACATCCTGCCGTACACCGGCTGGGTGATCGGCTACAACGCGAACACGCTGCAGCAGGCGAGCGTGCTGAACGTGACGCCCAACGGGCAAATGGGCGCGATCTGGATGAGCGGCGCGGGCCTCGCTTCCGACGGCGCGTCGATCTATTTCCTCGACGCGAACGGCACCTTCGACGCCACCCTCAACGCGCAGGACATGCCGATCCACGGCAATTTCGGCAACGGCTTCCTGAAGCTCGGCACGTCGCCGACGCTTTCCGTGACGGACTATTTCCAGCCGTCGAACACGGTGCAGGAGTCGAACGCCGACGAAGACTTGGGCTCCGGCGGCGCGCTCGTGCTGCCCGATCTCGCCGATGCGAGCGGCACGGTTCGTCATCTCGCGCTCGGCGCGGGCAAGAACTCGACGATCTATATCGTCAACCGCGATTCGATGGGCAAGTTCGATTCGAACGCCGATCACATCTATCAGGAGCTTGTCGGGCAGATTCGCGGGCCGATGTTCGCCGCGCCCGCGTACTTCAACAAGACGGTGTATTTCGGCTCGATCGGCGACAGCATCAAGGCATTCACGATCACCAACGCCGCGCTGTCCGCCACGCCGACCAGCCAGACGGCGAACACGTTCGGTTCGCCCGGCGCGACGCCCAGCATTTCCGCCAACGGCACCGCGAACGGCGTGCTGTGGGCGGCGGAAAACGGCACGATCGCCGGTCTGCGCGCCTACGATGCGACCAACCTCGGGCGCCAGCTCTACAACAGCGGCGACACCGGCGGGCGCGACCAGTTCGGCCAGGGCAACAAGTTCATTACGCCGATGATCGCGAACGGCAAGGTGTATGTCGGCACGAAGAACGGTGTCGGCGTGTTCGGGTTGCTGCCGAAATAG
- a CDS encoding ester cyclase, with amino-acid sequence MQADQLTQAAAREAVERLYRAFSGKDVALLREAVTPDWEYLPEPPGQASGPDQMIPIFADLASALPDMRIEILDMLIQDHRVGVRAEVSGTQSGPLMGIAATKKAIRFAIHSFHEVRDGRVSKTWHLEDWLSVFRQLDAVPPGVNPPA; translated from the coding sequence ATGCAGGCAGATCAGCTCACTCAGGCAGCCGCGCGCGAAGCGGTCGAGCGGCTCTATCGCGCGTTTTCGGGCAAGGACGTCGCGCTGTTGCGCGAAGCCGTCACGCCCGACTGGGAATATCTCCCCGAGCCGCCCGGACAAGCGTCCGGCCCGGACCAGATGATCCCCATCTTCGCCGACCTGGCCAGCGCGCTGCCGGACATGCGCATCGAAATTCTGGACATGCTGATTCAGGATCATCGCGTCGGCGTGCGCGCCGAAGTGAGCGGGACGCAATCCGGCCCGTTGATGGGCATCGCCGCGACGAAGAAGGCCATCCGCTTCGCGATTCACTCGTTCCACGAAGTGCGCGACGGCCGCGTATCGAAGACCTGGCATCTCGAAGACTGGCTGAGCGTGTTCCGCCAACTCGACGCCGTGCCGCCCGGCGTAAATCCGCCGGCTTAG